Proteins encoded in a region of the Methanobrevibacter millerae genome:
- a CDS encoding Zn-ribbon domain-containing OB-fold protein, protein MSDTVRMWRHIQQRYSLVGSKCNECGDVFFPSRVVCPNCRRKGKLEPFQFSGKGKIYTYSVIRSPPDDFKKMAPYAVAVIELDEGAKLTSQLVDCDVDDIEIGDSVEMVFRRISEDGPDGVISYGFKFKPVK, encoded by the coding sequence ATGTCAGATACTGTTAGAATGTGGCGTCATATACAACAAAGATATAGTCTTGTTGGTTCAAAATGTAATGAGTGCGGAGATGTATTTTTCCCTTCTCGTGTTGTTTGTCCAAATTGTAGAAGAAAAGGAAAATTAGAGCCTTTCCAATTTTCAGGTAAAGGAAAAATATATACTTATTCTGTTATTAGATCACCTCCTGATGATTTCAAAAAAATGGCACCTTATGCCGTTGCAGTAATTGAATTGGATGAAGGTGCTAAGTTGACTTCACAATTAGTGGATTGTGACGTTGATGATATTGAAATTGGTGATTCTGTAGAAATGGTCTTTAGAAGAATTTCTGAAGATGGTCCTGATGGTGTAATTTCTTACGGATTTAAATTTAAACCAGTTAAATAG